The stretch of DNA GGAGTAGTTGGGCACAAAGTGCTGGTAATAGTTTACCATTCCCAAGAAAGACCTTACACGAGTGTGAGACGGGGTCACTCCATCAAGTTCCATCAGGTCTGTGGCCACCATCTTGTTGACAGCCTCAACTTTTGCTGGGTCTGTTGACACACCTGACTCATCAATGATATGTCCCAGAAACTTCACAGACCTTTTTAGCAGCCAGCACTTCTTCGGGGCCAACTTCAGGTTGTGCAGGCGAAGCCGACTAAAGACCAGCTCCAGCCTCTCAAGAGCCAACGCCTCAGTTGGTGCATATACTAGCAAATCGTCCAGGTAGCATAGCAAGCTAAGAAAGTTCTGGTCACCAAATATGCTGGTCATCATCCTCATGAAACTGGCTGGGCTGTTGCACAGGCCCTGTGGGAGACGGTTGTACTCGTACAAGCCCATGGGTGTTGTGAACGCAGAGTACTTGCGGTCTTCTTCATGCAGCGGCATATTGTAAAAGCCGGATGTGTGGTCCATTGTGCTGAAGAATGTGTTCCCACCCAGGGCAGCCAGACAGTCAGCTTGGTGGGGAAGGGGATGGGCATCCTTCAGCGTCCGTTTGTTGAGCCATCTGAAGTCTGTGCACACCCGCAAGTCACCATTTTTCTTCCACACCAGGACGAGAGGTGAGGCAAACTCGCTGGTGGACTTCCTGAttatctccttctcctccatctcactGAGGACCTGGCGGAGCTTCTGATATTCAGCAGGCGGAATACGTCGGTAAGGCAAACGGAACGGCCTCTCGTCGGTGAGTCGAATCCGATGCACAAACTCCTTGGCCTCACCACAGTCCAGGTGATGGTGGGAAAAGATGTCTTCATATCTTATTACAAGGTCCGCTAGCTTAGTTCGCCACTCCGCTGTTACATCACAAGACTCAAGGTCAAGATCCCTCAGGCCAACATGCTCCAGTCTCTCCCGCACAGATTCATTGTGTACTGTTAACGCTGACGTTTCTGCAGGCCTGGCAGATGTGGCCTGCTGAGCGGCACTGAGCTCCGGGGCTTCCATGTCCTCCAGTGCCAGACAGGTGTAGACATCGGCGAGTTTGGCGTTTCTCTGTAGCGTGACAGGGCTGTCTGAGACATTCAGGATCTTGAGAGGGACCCATCTGTCCCCCAAGAGAGGTGTTACTACTCTGGCAACCATAATACCTCTGGGTGCGGAATGAGACGACGTCGGCTCAGTTAAAACAGTGCTGCCAGGAGATATCTTCACATCTTTCTGGTGTGGGGCGGAAGCACGCCCCACACCAGAAACTCACTGCCGGCCGGCAGGGTGACAGCTCTGTTACACCTGACTGTTCTAACCTTGTCTGGTACTTCGTCATCAGACCAACTTTCCAAGCCAGCAAGAAGGGAGAGAAACTGTTCACGTTCTTGGTCACCTGAGCCAGAAGATGATACAGCTTTCCAGTAGCTTGCATCACACTTGAACTGACGAACTACATGCCTTATGACATTTGAGCCGATGATTAATTCATCTTGTTGATTCTGTACAACGAAAGTGGGCACAGACACTCTGCATCCATACACCGCCATCTCAAGGCTCACCACTGATTCAGGCTTCACACGAACACCTCCACATCCAACAAAGACAACGTCAGTCATCTCCTGATTGTTCAGCTGAACACCAGCATCGATCAGCTTTTTCCGTGCCTCAGTGCTTAATGAGCAGGCCATTGAACCACTATCTAACATAGCGCCAAGGGTCACTTTGTTTTCAACTTTAACAGGGGTATAAAATAAACTGTCACTGctcctgattttttttgtattttgaatgaCAACAGTCTCTGATTTATCCAAATTCTTCACTTTGTTAAACAGCTTAGCTGCATCATTAACGTGGGAGTGTTTGTCGTGACCTGTACGGCCTCCCTCAAAGCACAGGCCAGCTAGTTTCCCTGTACGTTGTCATGAGCTGGGGGCTGACTGGGGCACGTCCGGCTTATATGGCCGGTTTTGAAACATGTGAAGCAGAGCCGGTTAGAACGGCAGTGTGACTCAGTGGTGTGGCTTTTATCATTACAGACCTGACAACTCGTTGCATGGACATAGGGCTGACCTCGAACTTGTCTGCCACCTCGGCGCACAGCGGGCCTTGGGTGTGCAACCTGCACATTAgacagcagctctctgagcaTTGACATCATCTCGCCGAGCATAGCTTCGTTGCCTGGCTGTTGATTCAGTGGCAACTGGCCCTGCGGTGCATAGGATGGAGACGGCCTCTGATACTGTAGCAGTGAGGAGAGAGTCTGCTGCTGATGCTGTGGCACGGGTGGCACATATGACTGCTGGCCCTGAGagataggggagagagagtgctgcTGGTTCTGTGACAGGACAGATGAGGGGGAAAGAGATGATACACCCACTAAAGAGAGAGCTGGGGGAGAGAGGACATTAGCACAGGACGTCTCCATGTCGGAAGTGTTGcgggactctgtgtgtgttagtcttaGGCACGTGCACTTTCACCGAGGACACCTGCTCACGCTGGTACTCATCTACCCTCTCCTGTACTTCCTTTGTTGTCCATTCATGTATCTGCTTGTGTTTGAACACAGACGCAAACTCTAGATCTGGGCAGTGCTTCACAAACATCTTGGCAATCTCTCCTCCCATATTCTCCATTTGTCTGCCCTGACGCTTCAGACCCTCTTCAGCTACATCAGCAGCCTTGTTAAGACGTAGCCAATAATCAACGgaattctctctctgtttaggCAGAGTTGAGTAGAAATCTTGGAGGGGCAGGCATGAGGATGTGTTACTGAAATACTGTGTCAGCATACTATATATGACCTCTGGTGTGCATGAAGACTGAAGTGAGGGGTCGCTCCTCAGGCCTATCTTAACTACGTCCCTGGCTTTCCCCATCAACCTCCCCATTACAACTTCTGGCTGTGATGAAACGTCATACTTTTGTTTCTTGATGTATGCTTTCATTAACTCAACCCACTCAGTCACTGTATATTTGTCAGTATTATCACCCCTGAAAATAACAGGTTCCTTGTCAGACCGTACAACAACATTAACATGTGTGTTCTCACTAAGTGTACTTGTACCACCACTAGACTGGGTGTTCTGGGCGTTCTGGCCATGTAGACTGaactgtgtgtcatctgcatggCGCATAGGAGTATCACCCTGACCAACCCCACTAATAACACCATTAGAAACAAGTGAGGCTGCAATAGACTCACCTATCTGTGAACCTAACAGTGAGATCATATCAGTTATCTGATGCAATGTGGCATTTTCGTCAACAGGAGTTGAATGATGCGGCCTAACTGATTCTGTCGGGTCCTGTTCCAACCCTAAATCCCTATTACCTGCAGGCAACACAGGAGAGGCACCCACATCCATCTCAACAGACTCCCTAGACTTTAAATAACCTCCCATCAGACCTCTACCCCTCCCACAAGAGAAGTGGCTAATGTCAGGCTCATCACCAGGCTTAAACTTACTAGCCATCCCACCACAAAAACAGTAATCAGAAAAATAAACAGTAAAAACCTAATATAGACTCGAAAATATAATTATAATAGTTCACTCAGAATCTTCATTCATTAGAGCATTGACAGCCCTGAGTACCTGACCATAACCAAAACTGCAGTACAGACAGCTTTCATAGATTTTCACGCAGCTCCCTCGGCGCGGCGATCTGCATCAAGCTGATCTGGGATCACAAGGTCACGGCACCAGTGTAACGGTGGTCAAGCATCAGGGGGACAGAGGCGAAATGTTGaatttttcttcctttttattttcctttcagaaaataaatcaaaacattGCCTTCAGGCTTCGGTGTACCACGTACAGCATCAGATCAAAAGCATACGGCTACTCTCTAATTACTCTCTCAATAATAGAAAATGCATAATTTTATCTGAATCATGACATTTAACTTCCCATATAGAATGGGCATAACTAAACTGCATAAAGTTACAGCACTTCACTAGAACCTATTTACATTACGGAGCCACATACCTTtaagaaaataaatcaaaacattGCCTTCAGGTGTACCACGtacagcatctgcacaagcaacATATTATGGCAAGCCGTTCAAGACAAAACGTCTGTCAAAATAACACCTCCACGTGTAGATTTTTTACTTCTTCAGGAGTAAAAAATAGACGTCTGAGCGTCAGACGTCAAATTTGTACGTGTGCCACGCGCAAAAACTTTGCGTCTGACGTCAGAGGTAAAAAAATGACGTCTGGGTGATTTGCTGCAATGCCAGAGCCTTTGTGCCAGAGTAGACacagcattggctgctggaaacaggaaatgcagccgctatagttgcagcagaagaaacaagatgccagagcaatgtgcagcatattcctgctcaaatcggcggaccatcgcaaacagggcttgggggattacttttcacaagtaagatttaacattatcgtactattggttgtattttgtgaatgcaatattaccagagagttgaaaaggagcaaggatctttgttattgtatgtaaatcgtagccagctagctaggctacttgctaggtgttcaggtgttcacccggctatgaactgagacttgatgagtcatattccataacactgacttacattacaactgacacaagaatgctattgtagaaattaatcaaatattactaatataacattggccacaagtggtacacaagtggcacagactgtagcctattatCGGGCATTTGCTACTTGTAGCTTAGCTAGtaataagtgtgttggtggtagcttcactatttcctgaataaagtaacttttcaatagcttaacttctttatatgaagtagcttggccaaacaagctacacttttgtcatgtgaaattagcacaatttaaagtagcttcctatgtagtgaactagcctactgctgtgtttgtgttactaagCTTGCTACATGATAGTTTTGCTCACTACAATTCCCAAgaagcttgcc from Alosa sapidissima isolate fAloSap1 chromosome 24, fAloSap1.pri, whole genome shotgun sequence encodes:
- the LOC121700261 gene encoding uncharacterized protein LOC121700261 translates to MASKFKPGDEPDISHFSCGRGRGLMGGYLKSRESVEMDVGASPVLPAGNRDLGLEQDPTESVRPHHSTPVDENATLHQITDMISLLGSQIGESIAASLVSNGVISGVGQGDTPMRHADDTQFSLHGQNAQNTQSSGGTSTLSENTHVNVVVRSDKEPVIFRGDNTDKYTVTEWVELMKAYIKKQKYDVSSQPEVVMGRLMGKARDVVKIGLRSDPSLQSSCTPEVIYSMLTQYFSNTSSCLPLQDFYSTLPKQRENSVDYWLRLNKAADVAEEGLKRQGRQMENMGGEIAKMFVKHCPDLEFASVFKHKQIHEWTTKEVQERVDEYQREQVSSVKVHVPKTNTHRVPQHFRHGDVLC